In Prunus dulcis chromosome 2, ALMONDv2, whole genome shotgun sequence, a single genomic region encodes these proteins:
- the LOC117619025 gene encoding ribosomal RNA small subunit methyltransferase, chloroplastic, which yields MNSPPLLLLQQSLPPISPTENLIQVKSPLPVHNSTPGARTPASSSSLCCIRACAGKTTRRVGRGGRGNPDDYHATLTALNSKGRFPRKSLGQHYMLDSEINEQLTAVANVGEGDVVLEIGPGTGSLTNVLISAGAFVLAIEKDPHMATLVSERFSETERFKVLKEDFVKCHIHSHMSSLLASIEPSSADSRHAKVVANIPFNISTDVVKQLLPMGDIFSEVVLLLQEETALRLVESSLRTSEYRPINIFVNFYSDPQFICKVPRTKFFPQPNVDAAVVKFKLKQPAHYPSVSSAKSFFSMVNSAFNGKRKMLRRSLQHICTPMEIENALGNVGRPATSRPEELSMDDFVKLHNLIVKV from the exons ATGAACTCAccccctcttcttcttcttcagcaaTCTCTCCCGCCAATATCCCCCACTGAAAATCTAATTCAAGTGAAATCTCCACTCCCGGTGCACAATAGCACACCCGGCGCACGAACACctgcatcatcatcatcactttGTTGTATAAGAGCTTGCGCTGgtaaaacaacaagaagagtaggaagaggaggaagaggaaacCCAGATGACTACCATGCCACTCTCACTGCTCTCAACTCCAAAGGCCGCTTCCCTAGAAAATCCCTCGGCCAG CATTATATGTTGGACTCTGAGATCAACGAGCAGCTCACTGCTGTGGCTAATGTTGGAGAAGGTGATGTGGTGCTAGAAATTGGGCCAGGAACAGGTTCTTTGACTAATGTGCTTATTAGTGCCGGTGCATTTGTTCTCGCAATCGAAAAG GATCCACACATGGCTACTCTTGTGAGTGAAAGATTTTCAGAGACTGAACGGTTCAAG GTTTTGAAAGAGGACTTTGTCAAATGTCACATTCACTCTCATATGTCATCATTGTTGGCAAGTATAGAGCCATCCAGTGCAGATTCAAGACATGCGAAA GTAGTCGCTAATATACCCTTTAATATAAGTACAGATGTTGTCAAACAACTTCTTCCAATGGGTGACATCTTTTCTGAAGTAGTACTCTTACTCCAG GAGGAGACAGCTTTGCGGCTGGTGGAATCATCTTTGCGAACATCTGAGTACCGGCCCATCAATATCTTCGTCAATTTCTATTCAG atCCTCAATTCATATGTAAGGTTCCAAGGACAAAATTCTTTCCTCAGCCCAAC GTTGATGCTGCTGTGGTTAAATTTAAGCTGAAGCAACCTGCACACTACCCCTCAGTTTCCTCAGCTAAAAGCTTCTTCTCAATG GTAAATTctgcttttaatgggaaacgtAAGATGTTGAGGAGATCACTTCAGCACATATGCACGCCCATGGAGATTGAAAATGCTTTGGGAAACGTTGGTCGTCCTGCCACG TCAAGACCAGAAGAGCTATCCATGGATGATTTTGTGAAGTTGCATAATTTGATTGTGAAAGTATGA
- the LOC117618262 gene encoding uncharacterized protein LOC117618262 codes for MVEAEPEPQPPPPPPPLADLILSLEQATHMAKQLPTISDPTYLLHIYSSLHQAHHHLSNFLSTPQFPQLQPQNSLSSATGNEPMQVGDGEDDDFDDGVGEGNSRDATIDMVEEQMRDCFIKNKRPKRRLSPSAAAVVEDRRLNGDGFVGSVKGFDPHESKLRALELVYQFHG; via the coding sequence ATGGTAGAGGCAGAACCAGAGCctcaaccaccaccaccaccaccaccattagCAGACCTTATTCTCTCCCTAGAACAAGCAACCCACATGGCCAAACAGCTCCCCACCATCTCTGACCCCACATACCTTCTCCATATCTACTCTTCTCTCCACCAAGCCCACCACCACCTCTCAAATTTTCTCTCCACACCCCAATTCCCCCAACTCCAACCGCagaactctctctcctccgccACCGGCAACGAGCCGATGCAAGTCGGGGACGGGGaagatgatgattttgatgatgGCGTTGGAGAGGGGAATTCCAGGGACGCAACAATTGACATGGTTGAGGAGCAGATGAGGGATTGCTTCATTAAGAACAAGCGGCCGAAAAGGCGGCTTTCGCCTTCTGCTGCTGCCGTGGTGGAGGATAGGCGGCTGAATGGTGATGGGTTTGTTGGGAGTGTGAAGGGTTTTGACCCTCATGAGTCTAAACTGAGGGCTTTGGAGCTTGTGTACCAGTTTCATGGGTGA
- the LOC117620164 gene encoding protein-ribulosamine 3-kinase, chloroplastic isoform X1, whose amino-acid sequence MVVHVGLLPLSSSCLPSLPRLPRLSSTKHRTFAMAVVSEDPVREWILSEGNATQITRISPVGGGCINRASHYDTDAGSFFVKTNRSIGPSMFEGEALGLGAMFETGTIRVPKPFKFGPLPTGGSYIIMEFIEFGSRRSNQSVLGRKLAEMHKAGKSEKGFGFEVNNTVGSTPQINTWSSDWIQFYGEHRLGYQLQLALDQYGDSTIYEKGQRLVKSMGPLFENVVIEPCLLHGDLWSGNISSDKNGEPVILDPACYYGHSEAEFGMSWCAGFGGSFYSSYFEVMPKQPGFEKRKDLYMLYHYLNHYNLFGSGYRSSAMSIIDDYLRMLKA is encoded by the exons ATGGTGGTACACGTTGGGCTCTTACCGCTCTCGTCCTCTTGCTTACCTTCTCTGCCTCGCCTTCCTCGACTGTCCTCCACCAAGCACAGAACTTTTGCCA TGGCGGTGGTGAGTGAGGATCCGGTTCGTGAATGGATTCTCTCAGAAGGAAATGCAACACAGATAACAAGAATTAGTCCAGTAGGAGGAGGTTGCATCAATCGTGCAAGTCACTATGACACTGATGCGGGTTCTTTCTTTGTCAAAACAAACAG GAGCATTGGGCCATCGATGTTTGAGGGAGAGGCTCTTGGTTTAGGTGCCATGTTTGAAACTGGAACAATTCGTGTCCCTAAGCCATTCAAG TTTGGGCCCCTACCTACTGGTGGTTCTTACATCATTATGGAATTTATTGAATTTGGTTCACGTAGAAGTAATCAG TCTGTGCTAGGCAGGAAGCTTGCTGAAATGCATAAAGCTGGAAAATCTGAAAaaggttttggttttgaagtTAACAACACTGTAGGCAG TACTCCGCAGATAAACACTTGGTCATCAGATTGGATTCAGTTTTATGGGGAGCATAGACTGGGTTATCAGTTGCAGCTGGCACTGGACCAGTATGGTGATAGTACCATTTATGAAAAAG GACAAAGATTGGTGAAGAGTATGGGACCTCTCTTTGAAAATGTAGTGATTGAGCCATGCTTGTTACATGGGGACTTATGGAGCGGAAATATCAGCTCTGACAAGAATGGCGAGCCTGTTATACTTGACCCAGCATGTTACT ATGGACATAGTGAGGCAGAATTTGGAATGTCATGGTGTGCTGGTTTTGGAGGATCTTTCTACAGTTCCTATTTCGAG GTGATGCCCAAACAACCAGGGTTTGAGAAGAGGAAAGATCTTTATATGTTGTATCATTACTTGAATCACTATAACCTCTTCGGTTCGGGTTATCGTTCATCCGCAATGTCTATAATAGATGACTATCTTCGGATGTTAAAAGCTTAG
- the LOC117620164 gene encoding protein-ribulosamine 3-kinase, chloroplastic isoform X2 — MVVHVGLLPLSSSCLPSLPRLPRLSSTKHRTFAMAVVSEDPVREWILSEGNATQITRISPVGGGCINRASHYDTDAGSFFVKTNRSIGPSMFEGEALGLGAMFETGTIRVPKPFKFGPLPTGGSYIIMEFIEFGSRRSNQSVLGRKLAEMHKAGKSEKGFGFEVNNTVGSTPQINTWSSDWIQFYGEHRLGYQLQLALDQYGDSTIYEKGQRLVKSMGPLFENVVIEPCLLHGDLWSGNISSDKNGEPVILDPACYLYKKIWYWYIHYFHP, encoded by the exons ATGGTGGTACACGTTGGGCTCTTACCGCTCTCGTCCTCTTGCTTACCTTCTCTGCCTCGCCTTCCTCGACTGTCCTCCACCAAGCACAGAACTTTTGCCA TGGCGGTGGTGAGTGAGGATCCGGTTCGTGAATGGATTCTCTCAGAAGGAAATGCAACACAGATAACAAGAATTAGTCCAGTAGGAGGAGGTTGCATCAATCGTGCAAGTCACTATGACACTGATGCGGGTTCTTTCTTTGTCAAAACAAACAG GAGCATTGGGCCATCGATGTTTGAGGGAGAGGCTCTTGGTTTAGGTGCCATGTTTGAAACTGGAACAATTCGTGTCCCTAAGCCATTCAAG TTTGGGCCCCTACCTACTGGTGGTTCTTACATCATTATGGAATTTATTGAATTTGGTTCACGTAGAAGTAATCAG TCTGTGCTAGGCAGGAAGCTTGCTGAAATGCATAAAGCTGGAAAATCTGAAAaaggttttggttttgaagtTAACAACACTGTAGGCAG TACTCCGCAGATAAACACTTGGTCATCAGATTGGATTCAGTTTTATGGGGAGCATAGACTGGGTTATCAGTTGCAGCTGGCACTGGACCAGTATGGTGATAGTACCATTTATGAAAAAG GACAAAGATTGGTGAAGAGTATGGGACCTCTCTTTGAAAATGTAGTGATTGAGCCATGCTTGTTACATGGGGACTTATGGAGCGGAAATATCAGCTCTGACAAGAATGGCGAGCCTGTTATACTTGACCCAGCATGTTACT TATACAAGAAAATATGGTACTGGTACATACATTATTTCCACCCTTGA
- the LOC117619165 gene encoding RING-H2 finger protein ATL7-like, with translation MGSGMNLVTTVIGFGMSATFIVFVCTRIICGRLRGGESRPMFEIESRIDVEQPEHQASGLEQVVVSAIPTMKFDHKAFSSLEDAQCSICLGEYQEKEVLRIMPKCGHSFHLSCIDTWLRKQSTCPVCRLPLKESLGIKHVRSATFSMPRSFDDSEVSTEHSQLWLLPGSERSAGNVSNQGHSESAPGNPSEPTPSREPETTPR, from the exons ATGGGTTCGGGTATGAACTTGGTCACTACTGTTATTGGTTTTGGTATGAGTGCAACATTTATAGTATTCGTTTGCACAAGAATCATTTGTGGCAGGCTAAGAGGTGGCGAATCACGGCCTATGTTCGAGATTGAATCAAGGATTGATGTTGAGCAG CCAGAGCATCAGGCCAGTGGCCTTGAACAAGTTGTGGTTTCTGCAATCCCTACCATGAAGTTTGATCATAAAGCTTTCAGCTCCTTGGAAGATGCGCA GTGCTCAATATGCTTGGGGGAGTACCAAGAGAAAGAAGTATTGCGAATCATGCCCAAATGCGGCCACAGTTTTCATCTCTCTTGCATTGATACATGGCTGAGGAAACAGTCTACCTGTCCAGTTTGCCGTTTGCCATTAAAAGAATCCCTTGGAATAAAACATGTGAGATCAGCAACGTTTAGCATGCCTCGATCGTTTGATGATTCTGAGGTTTCAACTGAACATTCACAACTGTGGCTATTACCTGGCTCTGAGCGTTCAGCAGGTAATGTTAGCAACCAAGGGCATTCAGAATCTGCTCCTGGAAACCCCTCCGAACCGACTCCATCTAGAGAACCAGAAACAACGCCACGATAG
- the LOC117619293 gene encoding probable xyloglucan endotransglucosylase/hydrolase protein 27 → MADPALHPETPTHHQTQPLKQIAIDYTPEACTHCPDANTITLTYDHRGGARWRTTTRFLYGTFSSLIQCPRGNTSGLNFNIYLSSLEGDKSQDEIDFEFLGKDRTIVQTNYYTGGTGNKEEFHDLGFDCSDGFHLYVIKWGQDLIEWLVDGKLVRVERKKGEAFPHKPMYLYASVWDASYIEEGRWTGKYIGCDAPYVCLYKDIHVPVGSAVEG, encoded by the coding sequence ATGGCAGACCCAGCGCTACACCCAGAGACCCCAACCCACCACCAAACCCAACCTCTCAAGCAAATCGCCATAGACTACACCCCGGAGGCCTGTACACACTGCCCAGACGCCAACACCATCACCCTCACTTACGACCACCGCGGCGGTGCACGGTGGCGCACCACCACAAGGTTCCTCTACGGCACCTTCAGCTCCCTCATTCAGTGCCCACGTGGCAACACCAGCGGCCTCAACTTCAACATCTACCTCTCGTCCCTGGAAGGTGACAAGTCACAGGACGAGATTGACTTCGAGTTTTTGGGCAAGGACAGGACAATTGTGCAGACTAACTATTACACTGGCGGCACAGGTAACAAAGAGGAGTTTCATGATCTGGGTTTTGATTGTTCTGATGGGTTTCATTTGTATGTGATCAAATGGGGTCAGGATTTGATTGAGTGGTTGGTTGATGGGAAATTGGTGAGGGTAGAGAGGAAAAAGGGTGAGGCTTTTCCTCACAAGCCTATGTATTTGTATGCTTCTGTTTGGGATGCTAGTTATATTGAGGAGGGGAGGTGGACTGGCAAGTACATTGGGTGTGATGCGCCTTATGTTTGCCTCTATAAGGACATTCATGTTCCTGTTGGAAGTGCTGTGGAGGGTTAA
- the LOC117619208 gene encoding serine/arginine-rich splicing factor RS41-like isoform X1 has protein sequence MRPIFCGNLDFDARQGDVERLFRRYGKVERVDVKSGFAFVYMDDERDAEYAIRRLDRTEFGRKGRRLRIEWTKHERGIRKPVDSRRPSANTKPSKTLFVINFDPIHTRTRDLERHFDPYGKIVNIRIRRNFAFIQYESQEDATKALEATNSSKFMDRVISVEYAVRDDDDRRNGHSPDRRGRDMSPERRSNDRGRSPSPYRRDRASPDYGHGSRISSRSDPRRSPDYERAESPINDRSRPSSRPEPRRSPSYERAASPVNDRSRPSSKREPRRSPSYERDASPVNDRSRPSSKPEPRRSPSYERAASPVNDRYRSRSPPPRERSRS, from the exons ATGAGGCCAATATTTTGCGGCAACTTGGATTTTGATGCAAGGCAAGGGGATGTTGAGCGGCTTTTCAGGAGATATGGGAAAGTTGAGAGGGTGGATGTTAAGTCTG GATTTGCTTTTGTCTATATGGATGATGAACGAGACGCTGAGTATGCAATTCGGAGACTTGACAGGACAGAATTTGGTAGGAAGGGACGCCGACTTCGTATTGAGTGGACCAAG CATGAAAGAGGGATTAGGAAACCTGTTGATTCAAGAAGACCTTCAGCGAACACGAAGCCCTCGAAAACCTTGTTTGTtatcaattttgatccaaTCCATACCAGGACAAGGGATCTGGAGAGGCACTTTGATCCATACGGAAAAATAGTGAACATAAGGATTAGAAGGAATTTTGCATTCATTCAATATGAATCACAGGAAGATGCTACAAAAGCATTGGAAGCAACAAATTCAAG CAAGTTCATGGACAGGGTTATTTCCGTGGAATATGCTGTtcgtgatgatgatgatagaAGAAATGGACACAGTCCTGATAGAAGGGGCCGTGACATGTCTCCTGAAAGAAGAAGCAATGATCGTGGGCGATCTCCGAGTCCATACCGCAGAGATAGGGCTAGCCCTGATTATGGCCATGGCTCCCGTATAAGTTCTAGATCTGATCCAAGAAGAAGTCCTGATTATGAGAGAGCTGAAAGCCCAATCAATGATAGATCCCGTCCTAGTTCTAGACCTGAACCAAGGAGGAGTCCCAGTTATGAGAGGGCTGCTAGCCCAGTCAATGATAGATCCCGTCCAAGTTCTAAACGTGAACCAAGAAGAAGTCCCAGTTATGAGAGAGATGCAAGCCCAGTCAATGATAGATCCCGTCCAAGTTCTAAACCTGAACCAAGAAGAAGTCCCAGTTATGAGAGAGCTGCAAGCCCAGTTAATGATAGATACCGCAG CCGTTCACCCCCACCGCGGGAAAGATCCCGTTCCTGA
- the LOC117619208 gene encoding serine/arginine-rich splicing factor RS41-like isoform X2, with product MMISQPLAGFAFVYMDDERDAEYAIRRLDRTEFGRKGRRLRIEWTKHERGIRKPVDSRRPSANTKPSKTLFVINFDPIHTRTRDLERHFDPYGKIVNIRIRRNFAFIQYESQEDATKALEATNSSKFMDRVISVEYAVRDDDDRRNGHSPDRRGRDMSPERRSNDRGRSPSPYRRDRASPDYGHGSRISSRSDPRRSPDYERAESPINDRSRPSSRPEPRRSPSYERAASPVNDRSRPSSKREPRRSPSYERDASPVNDRSRPSSKPEPRRSPSYERAASPVNDRYRSRSPPPRERSRS from the exons ATGATGATATCGCAGCCACTGGCAG GATTTGCTTTTGTCTATATGGATGATGAACGAGACGCTGAGTATGCAATTCGGAGACTTGACAGGACAGAATTTGGTAGGAAGGGACGCCGACTTCGTATTGAGTGGACCAAG CATGAAAGAGGGATTAGGAAACCTGTTGATTCAAGAAGACCTTCAGCGAACACGAAGCCCTCGAAAACCTTGTTTGTtatcaattttgatccaaTCCATACCAGGACAAGGGATCTGGAGAGGCACTTTGATCCATACGGAAAAATAGTGAACATAAGGATTAGAAGGAATTTTGCATTCATTCAATATGAATCACAGGAAGATGCTACAAAAGCATTGGAAGCAACAAATTCAAG CAAGTTCATGGACAGGGTTATTTCCGTGGAATATGCTGTtcgtgatgatgatgatagaAGAAATGGACACAGTCCTGATAGAAGGGGCCGTGACATGTCTCCTGAAAGAAGAAGCAATGATCGTGGGCGATCTCCGAGTCCATACCGCAGAGATAGGGCTAGCCCTGATTATGGCCATGGCTCCCGTATAAGTTCTAGATCTGATCCAAGAAGAAGTCCTGATTATGAGAGAGCTGAAAGCCCAATCAATGATAGATCCCGTCCTAGTTCTAGACCTGAACCAAGGAGGAGTCCCAGTTATGAGAGGGCTGCTAGCCCAGTCAATGATAGATCCCGTCCAAGTTCTAAACGTGAACCAAGAAGAAGTCCCAGTTATGAGAGAGATGCAAGCCCAGTCAATGATAGATCCCGTCCAAGTTCTAAACCTGAACCAAGAAGAAGTCCCAGTTATGAGAGAGCTGCAAGCCCAGTTAATGATAGATACCGCAG CCGTTCACCCCCACCGCGGGAAAGATCCCGTTCCTGA
- the LOC117619208 gene encoding serine/arginine-rich splicing factor RS41-like isoform X3, with protein MDDERDAEYAIRRLDRTEFGRKGRRLRIEWTKHERGIRKPVDSRRPSANTKPSKTLFVINFDPIHTRTRDLERHFDPYGKIVNIRIRRNFAFIQYESQEDATKALEATNSSKFMDRVISVEYAVRDDDDRRNGHSPDRRGRDMSPERRSNDRGRSPSPYRRDRASPDYGHGSRISSRSDPRRSPDYERAESPINDRSRPSSRPEPRRSPSYERAASPVNDRSRPSSKREPRRSPSYERDASPVNDRSRPSSKPEPRRSPSYERAASPVNDRYRSRSPPPRERSRS; from the exons ATGGATGATGAACGAGACGCTGAGTATGCAATTCGGAGACTTGACAGGACAGAATTTGGTAGGAAGGGACGCCGACTTCGTATTGAGTGGACCAAG CATGAAAGAGGGATTAGGAAACCTGTTGATTCAAGAAGACCTTCAGCGAACACGAAGCCCTCGAAAACCTTGTTTGTtatcaattttgatccaaTCCATACCAGGACAAGGGATCTGGAGAGGCACTTTGATCCATACGGAAAAATAGTGAACATAAGGATTAGAAGGAATTTTGCATTCATTCAATATGAATCACAGGAAGATGCTACAAAAGCATTGGAAGCAACAAATTCAAG CAAGTTCATGGACAGGGTTATTTCCGTGGAATATGCTGTtcgtgatgatgatgatagaAGAAATGGACACAGTCCTGATAGAAGGGGCCGTGACATGTCTCCTGAAAGAAGAAGCAATGATCGTGGGCGATCTCCGAGTCCATACCGCAGAGATAGGGCTAGCCCTGATTATGGCCATGGCTCCCGTATAAGTTCTAGATCTGATCCAAGAAGAAGTCCTGATTATGAGAGAGCTGAAAGCCCAATCAATGATAGATCCCGTCCTAGTTCTAGACCTGAACCAAGGAGGAGTCCCAGTTATGAGAGGGCTGCTAGCCCAGTCAATGATAGATCCCGTCCAAGTTCTAAACGTGAACCAAGAAGAAGTCCCAGTTATGAGAGAGATGCAAGCCCAGTCAATGATAGATCCCGTCCAAGTTCTAAACCTGAACCAAGAAGAAGTCCCAGTTATGAGAGAGCTGCAAGCCCAGTTAATGATAGATACCGCAG CCGTTCACCCCCACCGCGGGAAAGATCCCGTTCCTGA